A stretch of DNA from Salmo trutta chromosome 12, fSalTru1.1, whole genome shotgun sequence:
AAGGgctcctcctctcccatctctgcaaCAGCATGCACATAAGAGCCATTAGAAAAGACTGGTCAGTCAGTTTCTGTGTATATTCTACAGCCCTGTGTTCAGATAGGTGTGTAGCTAGCTGTGGACATGCCCTGTGGAACAGAACATACCAGTCCTGCGTTTGCAAAGCCAGGCATCGGCATCAGCCAGCAGCTGCTTGATGGGACCGTCCCAGGATGGATTGAGCTGCAGGAACAtccactgaggagagagagttacaAAGAGAGGGTATGAAtgagagagaagggatggaggagggggagataaATCAACGATCTACAAAAACAGCTTTTGGAAACAGTCTCAAAGGCTACAGTAGTACCTTTTTCAGAGCGGTGTAGACGTCCATCTCCACCTGCATGACGAATAGGTCAGACGACTGGATCAGCAGTTCGATCACATCCACTCTGCAAATacagcacagaaacacacactgctCACTGACACCAACACTGACCACACAACACTTAGACTATTATGAGTATGTATAAGTCCTATGGAAAAATAGGAAAACATTGAAGATACACACCCCAGCTCCTTCATGAGGTCAACATTCTGATGGGTCATGAGGTTATTGAGGAGCCATTCCAGACACCTGCAGGAGACACACAAGCATATGCATGTGGAGTGATAAGAACAAGATCAACTGTGTATTATTCGATTAACTAATATTATTCAATAGGAATGTAATGATGGGGCTTACTTCTTCATGACAGAGTCCAGGCCGTAGATGCTGGCAGAGGAGTAGTAGACACACACAGTCTTGACACCAACGTTCTCCTTCATGGTCTCACCACACTGCTGGATCAGACCATCCTGCAAAGACACACCGGGCATGGCATATTATCGCCTTTGATCATCTATTCTCGTTCAGTAAATTACATTCCAGCAAGTTCAACTTCCAACTCACACATATCACTATCATCTCAACATTCCATGTAAAGATCCTGTAGTGTGATATGATGATAATCTACTGACCAGTTGGagcatacaagctgctgctaggATACTGACGACACTGCTGGGCTTGATCAGAACATCATCCCGGTACAGAGATCCAAACACTACCTGCAGAGCTACACACACGGAGAAAATCAAGATAAATGTGTATAGTAACTGTAAAAAAGGAGTGACATAAACAAAGCAATTTGTAGTGTTTTATTCCTGGCAGTGACTGAAGTCCTCACCCTCTGTGTCGATGTTCTGGTCTGGGATCTCTAACGGTATGACCATCATGTTGGACTCCTTCCAGGAGCCACTGAACATGCTGGAGAAATACCCTGACTACATAAATAAGAAcatcatggggggggggggtcacaggcATTGCagatcatttttatttaacctttatttaactaggcaagtcagttaagaacaaattcttatttacaataacggcctaatAAAGTGTGTAGTGTACACAGAACAAAGCACTAACCTGGCACAGGTACACTTTGTGCAGGTTCCACTCCTGCCCCAGGGCACAGATGCGGATGTCACTGTTCTCCCCGTTCAGGAACAAGGTCTGATAGATGTACTTAGATGTGCTTTTCAGCTTCTTCCTGTTACAGTTCCAAAACAAACCAGAACAACGCAGGCCAAGGTTAGAAAAAGGCTGGCCATATGAAAGATGTGTGAATACCTCACCTGTTCTGTAAGTGTGTTTGTCTCTTACTCCGGCCTGCTGTGTCTGTTGGTTTATGAAATTGTGTGTATTTCCAGTGTGATGTGTGTGACTCTTCTCACCTCCGTGGTGTGTCCAATAAGGCATCTTCCTCATCAGGCTCACTGTCGCAGTCACAGTGTGCAGTCCGTTTCCTCTTTCTGCATTCACATCCATGCTTGCCACTGGCACATGTAGTCTCAACTGCTTCCTCAGGATCCTTGGACGAGGCCTGTAACCGGCTGCCCTGGGTGCCCATCTCTCCCCTGCACACTACACACAAAACAAAATCCTCTGCAACATGAAATGGATGGATCTATTGTAATTTATATGAACTTCAATTTGCAGGGGTATACAATAGCAGGTCACTTTTGTTGTTGAGTAACCATTTCTGAAAGTTATTATTTAGGTTCAGACCTGGAACACTCTCGCGTAACAGTTGTTCATACATGTCAAAAGCATGAATTCTGAACACACGTCCTGTCCTCAGGTCTGACAACAATAACCTAACAACCTCAGGCACTGTGTTCAGCTAACCTATCATTACATTGTTGTGGTTGCAACAGTTGCTGTGGTAGATAGCTAGAAAGCTATCTAAACTAGCCAGCTACCCACAAAACAACTAGTAGCAACCCATAGCTTGTGCCCGGGTAGATAATGAATGCAATAGCTTGCTCATGTATTATATTACAGAAACGTACCTGATGTATCTACAACGCACAAGGCTAACTCGTCGGCTAGATCAACTGTGACAAGTTACTAGAAGTAAACAAGCCTATCAGCCATGTTGCGTTTAAAAGTATTGAACAAAGACAAGAAGATATTACGGCACTAACGCTAATCGGGCCAAATACGATCTACTAATAGCTAGAGCATCATTATGAATGTTTCAAAGGATATCTCAAGAACACATTCCAAGTTGTCTTTCAATTTTTCATGCAACAATGCAGATTAGAGTCCACAGGCTAGCTAGGTCCATGTCTTCTAGCGTGCTAACTATAATGTGCCTCTGCGCATTATTGCCGTCTACTGTAATAGTGGCGATATGCCAACGTGGCAGGCTACCTGATAACTACAGTAGGAATGTTTGCATTGGAGGATTGTTTAGCCAGATGTATAGATATTTGAAAATGTGTAGGTGACCACTCCCAGAAACAATCCAACGAGGGGATACGATTATCTGGCCCGGGTTACCCCGGTGGGTAGTTTGCACCGGGTGAAAAGTGATTGCGTTTGTTTTGGAACCGGgcaatttttttttatctctcAGGCATAATCCAGGTGCCCGTTCAAACCCCACGGCGAAATCGGCACACAAAAAAAACGAGTGACATAGTTTAGGGCTAGGCTAGATTAAGCACGTGGAGTAATGAATAGGATGatgtgttttcacatgcaaaagtgattgttttttttttataaaaacgcTATATCTGCCTTtccaatgaaaactagtttgaaaaATTCAAACATATTTTATGTTAAAGAGATGTTTCTGAACGATGCActatgctgccttgttgacaataTGACCGAGCGGTGCAGATGACTGTTCGATTTGAGAAGGGCGCTCCTCCCTCACCGTTTTTGCCGGTTCACTGTCCATCGTTGCATACAAAAACCGGGGCATGGAgtcgtcactagttaacacagccacaaagtcttaTTAACCCCGCCAAGTTCTACAATTTATGTTGTTCAAATCTTATTTTAAACCTAGCCACATTGCTAATTtatcttaaattaagaccaaaagcacattttgttttcatttttatGATATAGCCCATTTTGACATTGTGGCTGTGCTATATAGTGGAAACCGGTGCACCACGGCTCAGGTTAAAATAACCTCCTCCTTATTTCAGGAGCTAAATATGTTTTTCCTAACTAaagatccttgggacgtccctaccctaaaccttaaccttaAACCAACCTAAGGTCGATGTCCGCGCCCCCGCGGAAATTGAAATAACATAAAATATCAATTTAAAATAGAgatctgtttttttgcattggttgtatctcaatccaccgcatcgcTGGACATTTTTAAAGACTtttacttaactgacttgcctagttaaataaaggttaaataaaataaaatacaaatcgaAATATGTTGCACTTCAGCATTGCCaggcgtgtgcaaagctgtcatcaaggcaaagggtggctactttgaagaatctcaaatataaaacacttttttgattactacatgatttaatagtgtgttatttaatagtgaagacatcaaaactattattctacaatgtagaaaatagtcacaaaaaaataagaaaaacacttgaatgagtaggtttagcaaacttttgactggtactgtaaatctatattttagaataatagtaggtttagcaaacttttgactggtactgtaaatctatattttttatatatactgtaatgaacaggcagggagctGTAATGaacgcgctatcgactgtgccgcaaaagcatgctcaagcggcagagtcgatttccgcgcttataaacccagggtcattacaatactttcagttttgtacagcAGCTTCATGCCTTCTACATTAGGTTATTCTCATGCCAACCGCTGGGGGCATACCATTTCCGGATTCCCACTAGGAGTAGTTTGTCTCGTGGAAAAAACAACCAATAGACGCTGAGCACTGTTTCAGGTTCCCTGTCGATTTTCCAGACAACCTTCCTTAGGCTAGTACACGGACTGTGACACGTACCCAACTGTTTACGTGTGTTGAATAACTCATTGGGGGTAGGGACAAGGAGGGGAATTGTATTATTGGGGTGACATCCCTGTCCacatagtatatatatatatatttttttgttgcataACAGAGTTGGAAGCATGGAGGCAGGGGCGTGCGACAATGCTAATGCAGGTATGTAACAAGGGACAGCATTGTTGTTTTGTAACCATTGATCAGCTCTGCTTTCAGTAAATTGTTACAGGGTTTATAGTAGTCAGCATATCCGAACCGCTTGCTTTCAAGCTGCGCTAGGGTCGGACAGCATTCTtgcttacctcctcacgccatttgcacacactgtgtatagacttaattttttttattttgtgttattgactgtaagcttgtttattccatgtgtaactctgtgttgttgtttgtgtcgcactgctttgctttatcttgtccagttcacagttgtaaatgagaactttgtTCTCAACTaccttacctggttaaataaaggtgaaataaaaaacacacCACGGAGCCTGCTTGGAAAAGGAAAaacgtacctcaatccagggatgagaaATGCGTTGTACTCCGAATTGTCCCATttatcccaactgttacaccAATAAAATTGAACAACTATTCGTTTTTAAGTAAACTGCCGTTTTCCTCCTCATGCTAACTAACAGTGGCAACAGCagccatttacattttagtcatttacagtagtgaatgcatacatttcatttaatgcagtttttttttgtgtgtgtaccggcccccgtgggaatcgaacccacaaccctggcgttgcaaacaccatgctctaccaactgagccacagggaactacAGCAGCCAGAATGGCAAATTGTGTTgaatactggccccccgtgggaatcgaacccacaaccctggcgttgcaaacaccatgctctaccaactgtgtgtgtatatttctgtcaattttttttattgcaaCAATCATAACAATATTACACATCAATACAGGGATATTCCTGTGAATGCAAAAAATAATAGAACACCAGGTGAAGCCCCTCCCatgataaaataaaatacaaataatccAGGACATCATTTGATTGGCTgacactgccattcaaaatggCTGCTGTGGCTTCTGCTGCCTAGCATGAGGACTAAAATGCCCAGTCGTTCAATCTTCTCAGTTTAGCAGTTAGGATAATGGGACAATTTGCAGTATAACGCATTTTAGTTTGtggattgaggtacgttttccaAACCATATCTCGCGCCAGCTCCACAGTGTCTTAATATACACAGGCATATGCTTTCCGACCCTAGTGCAGCTGTAAGTAAGCAGGTTGGATCTGCTGACTAGGTTTATAAAAACGTGAGACTAATAGGTACATTGATTATCGTGAGATGCATTGCATCACCGTGATTAAATTGCAATATACACATCATATAATCAGGAACAACTAGTTCCTTACGAATTATAGTACACTGTGGCATAAATACTGCACACATACCCATGGCATTCTTGTGAACCGTTGGGTTAAGgcagtccttctcaaatagtggggcgcgcccccctgggggggctcggagcgatgccagggggggcgcgtgaccccggggaacacgcttttttttgcccgtagtagttttttttttttaaccgaacaagatcacacagcacagagcaggagatatgaagtgcagataacaaacccttaagagacaccatggaaaaatatttaacagggatgaaaagaaaggcggagagagacggagataatgagacaaacgtaagtctcccgaaagctaagacgaggaaatatgacgaagcgaatgtagcgcttggcttcactgtgactacggtgggagacgaggaaagaccggtatgtttactgtgtctaaaaatgttggcagcgcacagcatgaagccaaataaattaaggcgtcacttaaagacattacaccccaatcacgctgataagccgcttgagttttttcatcgaaaacgtgccgaatattgtcatcaatcgtcccgctttgtgaatgctacttcagtaaaccagcgagcactgttagcatcatataaggtggcgtaccaaattgctcagtgcaaaaaaccccactccatagcagagctgatactgcctgcagcattagacatggtctctgtcaagctggatgacgcaagtgctgcaaaaataaaaactatccctctgtccaatgacactgtcgccagacgtataaatgacattgctaacgatattaaagaacagctggtagataaactcaaagacaaacgttttgccttacagttcgatgaagcaactgacagcaacaaagactgtttgtttatcgcttatgtacgttttgacatgacaaagtccctgtgtgaggatctacttttttgtaaatatgtcagagacagagccacagctgaagagctattcaaaatgctggactgcttcctgactgagaatgggctaaagtgggagaactgcattggtgtttgcagtgatggtgcacagaccatggcagggatgagaaaaggactttgggcactcatcaagaaggcctcacctaatgctgagtggacacactgtgttatacacagagaagcactggcatcaaggcacctttcctctgaattaagtaaggttatgactgacattgtaggtgtagtcaattttataaagaccagaccactaaaaacaagtcttctctgctatctgtgaggagatgggagctgaacatcaagctgtgctgtttcacagtgaagcaaggtggctgtcacgaggaaaagtcttgtcccgagtttttgagctcagagagcagataagaatgtttttggagcaggagcacaagtatgacatcacagaaaaatttagtgatgagaacttcctggcaaaactggcctacctgagtgacatatttggaaagctaaatgaactaaatctacagcttcaagggaaagataaacacctccctcaggtcacagacaaaatcagctctttcactcgaaagcttgcaatgtggggcaggcgacttgatgaaggaaatactgattcattcgagaacctgcatgaatttcttgacactactgactatgatgccacctcagtgattccatatattattaaggagcatatttcatcactgatgggattctttaaaaagtacttccctgaaaacagttcccaatatgactgggtgagagatcctttcaatgcaccagctccaactggtttcagctctgcagaggaggaccagttcattgatatgacgtctgactccacattcagactgaggttcacatcacagacactgagtgaattctggctgagtgtagagaggcagtatccactcttagggcagagggccatgggcattcttcttccttttgcaacatcttatctttgtgagactggcttctctgctgttgctgcactgaagaccaagtacaggtcccagctaaacattgagcaggagctgagagttgcagtatcatgcttcaaaccccgcttcgaaaagctgtgctctgcaaaacgtgctcattgtagccattaatcctgacttcctcattttgattaaaaaaaatcagcacaaattgttttattcatttttgttttataggtcaaaatgtttcatatattgtgctcctgagtttatgttgctgatcaatttgaatttattattatttattgattatattttattttatttttcagtatcaaatggtcaaaaaatgtttacagtttaaataagggtttaatttttttttacatttcaggcaaattgatgcacttgaagtcttttctgttacaaactaaaaaaaacaatgttaataaagttattctttgttgtaagttgatctatatttctttcttttttctttttctttaatgttaataaggatacaatgttatgcagaggtgtacttataacaattttatagacaaatgatactatttacagtcgcggcggagagttgggggggcgcgaaatgtttacttcttcctagggggggcgtaacagaaaataattgagaagcactggGTTAAGGTGATTCTCTGAAGTGTGAATTGGTATGCATATTTTCCCATTCTCTCTTAGGTGCTCCTTTAATTGAGCAGTCCTCAGGACAGGGAGACTTGTCTGCGAGCAGTGATGAGGGGGAAGGCACCATGGACAAGGAGACAGTACCAGCAGCAGAGAGGGCAGTGGAGACTGAGAGCATGATGAAACGGCTGTTTGGGTTTGAGAAGGAGGACCTGTCCTCCTGGCATCGCTTGGTGTGTCTCCTAA
This window harbors:
- the LOC115204183 gene encoding germ cell-less protein-like 1 isoform X1; translation: MGTQGSRLQASSKDPEEAVETTCASGKHGCECRKRKRTAHCDCDSEPDEEDALLDTPRRKKLKSTSKYIYQTLFLNGENSDIRICALGQEWNLHKVYLCQSGYFSSMFSGSWKESNMMVIPLEIPDQNIDTEALQVVFGSLYRDDVLIKPSSVVSILAAACMLQLDGLIQQCGETMKENVGVKTVCVYYSSASIYGLDSVMKKCLEWLLNNLMTHQNVDLMKELGVDVIELLIQSSDLFVMQVEMDVYTALKKWMFLQLNPSWDGPIKQLLADADAWLCKRRTEMGEEEPFLKAEDGAPFTPVFRHVRLQYIINDLASARILERDNILPPDWLTSVYKSQWFAMLRTEHDNDNGPQDANKEEFQSSSMRCGRKLTKDGDYCWRWTGFNFGFDLLVTYTNRFIVFKRNTLSQPCGGAVSLQPRRHLAYRLRLASFDNSGKLVCSRSTGYQLLTLEKDQEYVVMNLDSRLLSFPLYVCCNFQYTSPHMDRRPDAPEPESSARSVP
- the LOC115204183 gene encoding germ cell-less protein-like 1 isoform X2, with product MGTQGSRLQASSKDPEEAVETTCASGKHGCECRKRKRTAHCDCDSEPDEEDALLDTPRRKKLKSTSKYIYQTLFLNGENSDIRICALGQEWNLHKVYLCQSGYFSSMFSGSWKESNMMVIPLEIPDQNIDTEALQVVFGSLYRDDVLIKPSSVVSILAAACMLQLDGLIQQCGETMKENVGVKTVCVYYSSASIYGLDSVMKKCLEWLLNNLMTHQNVDLMKELGVDVIELLIQSSDLFVMQVEMDVYTALKKWMFLQLNPSWDGPIKQLLADADAWLCKRRTEMGEEEPFLKAEDGAPFTPVFRHVRLQYIINDLASARILERDNILPPDWLTSVYKSQWFAMLRTEHDNDNGPQDANKEEFQSSSMRCGRKLTKDGDYCWRWTGFNFGFDLLVTYTNRFIVFKRNTLSQPCGGAVSLQPRRHLAYRLRLASFDNSGVCGDEPGQSALVLPPLRVL